A single window of Toxotes jaculatrix isolate fToxJac2 chromosome 4, fToxJac2.pri, whole genome shotgun sequence DNA harbors:
- the LOC121180919 gene encoding erythroblast NAD(P)(+)--arginine ADP-ribosyltransferase-like isoform X1 has translation MYIIIDVTCLLCMSSVCVKSVAVCLTAVMKSTVLIFAPLCWLLCWTLPVGSKMITFTSQDAKKATTIPLNMTENAVDDMYFGCNAKMAEKVKDKYFGKENKELFNTVWKQAEQCATDRFKQKDKEDEDLTKNHMQAICVYTSGGKFYETFNDAVRTNRKNYGTSFKFHSLHFWLTTAVQILRAKQGCHITYRRTEAEFTGEVNKIIRFGYFTSTSLRTNLTRFGKVTCFKIKTCLGAYLKKYPHLKDKEQEVLIPPYEMFNITNRVENKFVENLNDCERVYFLESAGVSSNLNCRAVK, from the exons ATGTACATCATCATTGATGTCACATGTCTTTTGTGtatgtcttctgtctgtgtaaAGTCAGTAGCTGTTTGCCTGACTGCAGTGATGAAGAGTACTGTGCTCATTTTTGCTCCTCTGTGTTGGCTCCTTTGTTGGACGCTTCCAGTTGGCTCCAAGATG ATCACTTTCACTTCACAAGATGCCAAGAAGGCCACCACCATCCCATTGAACATGACTGAAAATGCTGTTGATGACATGTACTTTGGCTGCAATGCAAAGatggcagaaaaagtcaaagacAAATACTTTGGAAAAGAGAACAAGGAATTATTTAATACTGTCTGGAAACAGGCAGAACAGTGTGCAACAGATAGATTTAAGcaaaaagataaagaagatGAGGATTTAACTAAGAATCACATGCAAGCAATCTGCGTTTATACATCTGGGGGCAAGTTTTATGAGACCTTCAATGATGCAGTCcggacaaacagaaaaaactatGGCACCTCCTTTAAATTCCACTCCCTACATTTCTGGCTGACAACTGCTGTGCAGATCCTCAGGGCAAAACAAGGCTGTCACATCACCTACCGCAGAACCGAAGCTGAGTTTACTGGGGAAGTCAACAAGATAATTCGGTTTGGTTATTTTACCTCCACCTCTTTAAGAACAAACCTTACAAGATTTGGTAAAGTGACCTGCTTTAAAATTAAGACCTGTTTGGGTGCTTACTTGAAGAAATATCCACACCTTAAAGACAAAGAGCAAGAAGTGCTCATTCCCCCTTATGAGATGTTCAACATAACTAACAGAGTAGAGAATAAATTTGTAGAAAATCTGAATGACTGTGAGAGAGTGTATTTCCTGGAAAGTGCAGGAGTCAGCAGCAATCTAAACTGTCGCGCTGTAAAATAA
- the LOC121180919 gene encoding erythroblast NAD(P)(+)--arginine ADP-ribosyltransferase-like isoform X2, which produces MKSTVLIFAPLCWLLCWTLPVGSKMITFTSQDAKKATTIPLNMTENAVDDMYFGCNAKMAEKVKDKYFGKENKELFNTVWKQAEQCATDRFKQKDKEDEDLTKNHMQAICVYTSGGKFYETFNDAVRTNRKNYGTSFKFHSLHFWLTTAVQILRAKQGCHITYRRTEAEFTGEVNKIIRFGYFTSTSLRTNLTRFGKVTCFKIKTCLGAYLKKYPHLKDKEQEVLIPPYEMFNITNRVENKFVENLNDCERVYFLESAGVSSNLNCRAVK; this is translated from the exons ATGAAGAGTACTGTGCTCATTTTTGCTCCTCTGTGTTGGCTCCTTTGTTGGACGCTTCCAGTTGGCTCCAAGATG ATCACTTTCACTTCACAAGATGCCAAGAAGGCCACCACCATCCCATTGAACATGACTGAAAATGCTGTTGATGACATGTACTTTGGCTGCAATGCAAAGatggcagaaaaagtcaaagacAAATACTTTGGAAAAGAGAACAAGGAATTATTTAATACTGTCTGGAAACAGGCAGAACAGTGTGCAACAGATAGATTTAAGcaaaaagataaagaagatGAGGATTTAACTAAGAATCACATGCAAGCAATCTGCGTTTATACATCTGGGGGCAAGTTTTATGAGACCTTCAATGATGCAGTCcggacaaacagaaaaaactatGGCACCTCCTTTAAATTCCACTCCCTACATTTCTGGCTGACAACTGCTGTGCAGATCCTCAGGGCAAAACAAGGCTGTCACATCACCTACCGCAGAACCGAAGCTGAGTTTACTGGGGAAGTCAACAAGATAATTCGGTTTGGTTATTTTACCTCCACCTCTTTAAGAACAAACCTTACAAGATTTGGTAAAGTGACCTGCTTTAAAATTAAGACCTGTTTGGGTGCTTACTTGAAGAAATATCCACACCTTAAAGACAAAGAGCAAGAAGTGCTCATTCCCCCTTATGAGATGTTCAACATAACTAACAGAGTAGAGAATAAATTTGTAGAAAATCTGAATGACTGTGAGAGAGTGTATTTCCTGGAAAGTGCAGGAGTCAGCAGCAATCTAAACTGTCGCGCTGTAAAATAA
- the LOC121180917 gene encoding uncharacterized protein LOC121180917 isoform X5: MHTRRETRRVFVSPGNLLTAYCSVKPDDQTPSLSVAVCLTAVMKSTVLIFAPLCWLLCWMLPVGSKMISLTSRDAKKATTILLLKFGCDSFNVPLYQLHSVTCVARNTGKHPTADSQGFRMMIY, translated from the exons ATGCATACCCGTCGTGAGACCAGGCGTGTCTTTGTAAGTCCTGGAAATCTACTGACAGCTTATTGTTCCGTCAAACCTGATGATCAGACACCTTCCCTG TCAGTAGCTGTTTGCCTGACTGCAGTGATGAAGAGTACTGTGCTCATTTTTGCTCCTCTGTGTTGGCTCCTTTGTTGGATGCTTCCAGTTGGCTCCAAGATG ATCAGCCTCACATCACGAGATGCCAAGAAGGCCACCACCATCCTGCTCTTAAAGTTTGGTTGTGACAGTTTTAATGTTCCTCTTTACCAGTTGCACTCTGTGACTTGTGTAGCCAGAAACACAGGAAAGCACCCAACTGCAGACTCACAAGGATTCAGAATGATGATCTATTAA